GTGATTTGTTATTGTGTAGCTAGCAAGTAAACacattttacaaattttgaGACTAATGACAATGatataagtattaatttatGTGACTTTCTGCAAGTGTTATTAGATATTAGGTGGGTAATTCAGTGGAATACTTGCTTCCTTGATTGTATTATTGATTATCAAGCAAACAACTGCCAGCAGGCTTAAGATACATCACAGTAAGTCAGCAGTATTTATATAGACTTATTTTTGTCCTAGGAATGAAGGGTCCAACAAGACAAGCTCCACCTGTGCCAGGCAGTGGTGTAAATCGCTACTCCCCAGTGACCAATTGGAATGATGATCCTTTCGGTACCGATTTATTTGAGCCATCACCACAATTTGCTCAGAAAAAAAAGCCACCCCCACGGCCACCACCACCCAAGGTGAACAGCAGGCAGCCAGACTTCCCAGTGAAACCTTCCCACTTTATGAGAAAACCTACAGTTCTTACGTCACTACTGTCCAGGAAAACCAAAACAACAGCTACCAACCAAAGTAGTTATATCATTAATACTAACCACAATAATTTACTAATGGATGGAAACTGTGAACTGGATGCTAGCAAAATGTTTCCAAGATGTGAACCAAAGAATGTTCAGACTGGTGCACTGATAGACCTGTCTTCACCTCCTAGCTCTCCCACCTTCACAACAAGATCTAGCAGTGATGGCCTCAGTGTTGATAGCTTCAGTTCCGATGCCACAACCTCCACCAATCACCACAATGCATTTAATAATGGAAACGCTTCACAGGCTGAGAGTGGGTTTGAAGATGATTTTGATCTCTTTCTGCATTCTAGAAAACAAATGAATAAAGAGGATACTCTAGATGATTTTACAGCAGTAGATCCATTCTCACCACCACCAGCTTCCAATAAGCCTCCCTTATTAAAGAAGCCCACTTTAAGTAAAGATCTGTTTGAAGTGTCCAGTACTCCGAGTGTACCTGTAACAGCTCTCTCTGTAGGGCCTACTATAATAAGGGCAAAGCCAGCCCGACCCAAGCCCCCGGACAACTCAGCCttgttgaagagttccattggAAGTCTGTCGGTCACCTCCATGAATCTGAACACCACCACTCCAATTCAGAAGATGAACAACGGATTTGGGGACAGCTttgtaagtattaaaatattcataatttctGATGTCATAGCTGCAATGGTATCAATTAAACTCAAtcattaagtaattatgttgtaATTGTGCCATTCAGAACAACCCTGAGCTCTTTGTTCACCTAATTGCATGTTATTAACAGGAAACTTCACCAAATTATATGAACCAAAAGTAGTACCAACTTTTTGGGTTTAGAAAAATACCTTTATCTTGTTGTGAAACTAATTAGTTATTGTTGTTTAACTAACAAACTATAATTAATATGTCCACACAGTGATGGCCATGTTTGGAATGAACAGTTATTGGAATAAACAATTATATTGTCAGGTATCGTGAAATACTGCATAACTAACAAAGTTGAAAGAgtttgaaattcaaaaaatgtacaaggttactgcatttgttagttacgcggaATTGCACTATCCTGATGATATGTTACTAAATTATTCATGATTGATTTATttgtaacataaataatacatcAACATTTCATATTTGAACTTGAATTTCACGGTACACATCAACATGGACTTAGTTCATGTAATTTTCGATCCCTGGCGTTTTAGTTCTAGCAAGGAGTTGTCTACAAGGCAAGCTTTTTTTGTGACTCGTCAGCTTTTTGTTTTCGCAGATCCATTACTTATcctgataaaatatttttttacaaatttggccaaaatacctacttactctAAATAAAGGTTAGCAATGTAGAGCTTATAtctatacctaaataaatagtaaTGTTTTGTAAAACGAGAGGTGAAGAAAAAGATACATGCACTACCTACGGCAATATTATCATCTGAATCTAAGCATGTTAGTAAGATAAGAATGATTAATAATTATAGTTTCTTGCTGGTCATGGCCACAATCGCCATTATGCACAGATTCTGCCTCTTATAGTTATAGATCTCTaataagttataatataaaagtaattgGGTAATATCAGTTTTTGGTTTTACTAGTCAGAACGACGAACcttagtttcgtcatgtccgttcACGGCTTGGCTGAGTAATCGTTAGTACTATAAGTAGCAAGCTGCGATTTGACATGGGTATGTGACTATATACGAGCCCCAATACAtatagagttgcaggcgtccataggctacgctTACTAACTCACAAGACATGAcagtcacaagttaagctggtttgagagcgtttagtcgcctaccttagacgcaccaatagagatcagacagctattctgttagaattctgtattagttcataatgaatcttattccgtgctcaatagagtagtaattcaataaacgctacctatgcggcttgaccattttttcatagtggcacgcgcctttgcggtttttaaacaatagataagacgataatccgtagaagctcacggagaaaaatagaaactatacattCACTGAGATAAGCCGCAGGCAAATAGGCGAATTTGCGATggtttctagttgactacggaaccctaagaatCTCCCCTTTTTTAAGTTAGGTAGTGTGTTGTGAACTGGTAATTACGCAATCTACAATGCATGCTCTTGGCCGGCTTTAAATAGGCATCAGTGGCCTCATTAGATTTTAGATTgcaatacctgatttaaaattaaacagcATACCTATTACCTACCCAGTACCTTTATTGAAACCGACACTATGGATTTACAAATcgaagttaaatttaaaataaagatagATTTAGAAATCGATTTGCGAAATAATTGAGAAATACAGGTATAGACTGGTGACATTGCATACTtttagatacctatttactgAAAGGCTGTTGGAAAATCGCCGTCTAAGCTAAGCCGACCCCGATTACAACCCGATAACTAGCACTACCGGTTAGCTCAATGAATTCTTACTTAATACGACATATACGTGCCGTTTTCCATGTTGGTATTCATGTCGCGTAACTATTGTCTTTTAGTCACGAAACAATGTTAATGATACATAGTGTTGCTAAAGACGCAGCCAAAAAACGAATTCAATGTCAAGTGGACAGGTAGTGCTTGCAACGGGGCGTCACGGACGCGCTACACCAGGGGtcgccaaatggcggaccgGTCCGCATCCGGACCGCCGACCCATTTTGTGCGGACCGCGAGAACACAGCCACTTTTGCACTACAGAGtacgtcatttaaaataaaaatgtatcccccGCATTATCTTTGTTGAAGTCAATTTGAAAACGGCCGGGCGAAGTCACTAGCTAAGATAGTCCAGACCTTTATTATTTCtgtaattacatttgtttaataaatattttttctataaaatgttgtgcggaccgcgatggtcatttcatttcttaaaacagaccccgagcgaaactaattggtgacccctgcgCTACACCTTGTTAGATTTGTATATACTTACCATAATTATGTTTACCTGTTACTATAGTCAATTATCATATGACTACGCGAAAATCTTTATTATGTTACAAATTTGTCTGTTTTTCTAGTTTCCGAGTATGCAAAACAAATCCTCGATAATTCTTGCATGCGTGGTCTTAAGGTGCCGTTGGTTCAGAaagcagtttttgaaaaaacgtACG
The nucleotide sequence above comes from Cydia pomonella isolate Wapato2018A chromosome 2, ilCydPomo1, whole genome shotgun sequence. Encoded proteins:
- the LOC133533357 gene encoding uncharacterized protein LOC133533357 isoform X1, coding for MDLFKQGMKGPTRQAPPVPGSGVNRYSPVTNWNDDPFGTDLFEPSPQFAQKKKPPPRPPPPKVNSRQPDFPVKPSHFMRKPTVLTSLLSRKTKTTATNQSSYIINTNHNNLLMDGNCELDASKMFPRCEPKNVQTGALIDLSSPPSSPTFTTRSSSDGLSVDSFSSDATTSTNHHNAFNNGNASQAESGFEDDFDLFLHSRKQMNKEDTLDDFTAVDPFSPPPASNKPPLLKKPTLSKDLFEVSSTPSVPVTALSVGPTIIRAKPARPKPPDNSALLKSSIGSLSVTSMNLNTTTPIQKMNNGFGDSFDSKPFSWDRESPEREDRESSPPMPTIPPPPPPPGAEDEHAAWPDEPDFASEDLPSDEEPYAIALFDYFTDHPEDLCFSANSKIYLIRRVDDEWLYGRVRSGAEGLFPANYVEVRVPLPREAAEAAVARALYDFEPEQPGDLRLRAGDAVAVLSKLNDEWYFGECNGLQGQFPLNYVQMS
- the LOC133533357 gene encoding uncharacterized protein LOC133533357 isoform X2 translates to MKGPTRQAPPVPGSGVNRYSPVTNWNDDPFGTDLFEPSPQFAQKKKPPPRPPPPKVNSRQPDFPVKPSHFMRKPTVLTSLLSRKTKTTATNQSSYIINTNHNNLLMDGNCELDASKMFPRCEPKNVQTGALIDLSSPPSSPTFTTRSSSDGLSVDSFSSDATTSTNHHNAFNNGNASQAESGFEDDFDLFLHSRKQMNKEDTLDDFTAVDPFSPPPASNKPPLLKKPTLSKDLFEVSSTPSVPVTALSVGPTIIRAKPARPKPPDNSALLKSSIGSLSVTSMNLNTTTPIQKMNNGFGDSFDSKPFSWDRESPEREDRESSPPMPTIPPPPPPPGAEDEHAAWPDEPDFASEDLPSDEEPYAIALFDYFTDHPEDLCFSANSKIYLIRRVDDEWLYGRVRSGAEGLFPANYVEVRVPLPREAAEAAVARALYDFEPEQPGDLRLRAGDAVAVLSKLNDEWYFGECNGLQGQFPLNYVQMS